A genome region from Crossiella equi includes the following:
- a CDS encoding helix-turn-helix transcriptional regulator encodes MREGGPGAGADGCLEREGELARIEAALSAAARGEGRVVVIEGRAGIGKTRLVQATRDRAKQLGFGRLQAVGDVLESAMAWGVVRQMVERSVTRYTGEVRAALLAGPSGNALAALDAAAADPSEAELARTLHSLWWVAVDLSAHRPLLITVDDAHWADLSSAQFLLYLSRRIADLPIALVVATRPPADNTGPLAHLSVARQAERVLPRPLTRPALAELIAARGPRPASEVVLALHAASGGNPFLARVLVDELEALGLPIEDPATSARVGRLGPSTVYRATLGRLSPGAVRLAGAAAVLGVDCDPWQAGAVTGLAAEELSPAVEELVGAHVLISDATHLVFAHPVVREAVLAELGPIAKAALHARAATELHRAHASPDRVAAHLVQAPRGTLPEAAEVLRKAAQVLLSAGDARTATAHLHRAVEESPADPALRAELGRALLRTGDPERAREHLRAAADGLPDAELVASAASATALVDGPEVAIAELRAAIDARPAGDRDPGRLHLEARLAVIRSFLPDERETASAHLRRYAGLPGGTPDERTLLGLLAQMGRYEVSPAEEVADTAVRALAHGAYFDDATGSTDAMVAWVVAVLALMSTDRLDPARREVDRARTRVRAHGSPIEFAMVANAASFLAWRQGDVAAMEAEAEGGLAALVHEDLTPQVLASRATGTHFHAYAALERGDHEAAAAALDRFEAAHPDRPTIMPTIWLHEPRALIALRVGDPVRARAEAYAQRDLMQSVGVDPPTIPWRAPAVHAAMALGEEGEALALAEEQLLLARRWGAPTEIGVALRLLAHADPDRRLNLLEDAVAELAASPCRLLLARVLVDQGEALRVARRRTDAREVLHRGAELAAACGSAVVRTRAVEALEALGDRPRRAVYVGVEALTASERRVADLAAAGRANREIAQELFVTPKTVENHLGRIYTKLGIAGRRELAEALA; translated from the coding sequence GTGCGTGAAGGGGGCCCCGGGGCGGGTGCGGACGGGTGTCTGGAGCGTGAGGGCGAGCTGGCCCGGATCGAGGCGGCGCTGAGTGCGGCCGCCCGGGGTGAGGGCCGGGTCGTGGTGATCGAGGGCCGGGCCGGGATCGGGAAGACCCGGCTGGTCCAGGCCACCCGCGACCGGGCCAAGCAGCTGGGGTTCGGGCGGTTGCAGGCCGTCGGGGACGTGCTCGAGTCCGCCATGGCCTGGGGGGTCGTGCGGCAGATGGTGGAACGCTCCGTGACCCGCTACACCGGCGAGGTCCGGGCCGCGCTGCTGGCCGGGCCCTCCGGCAACGCGCTGGCCGCCTTGGACGCGGCCGCCGCCGACCCGAGCGAGGCCGAGCTGGCCCGCACCCTGCACTCGCTGTGGTGGGTCGCCGTCGACCTGTCCGCGCACCGGCCGCTGCTGATCACCGTGGACGACGCGCACTGGGCCGACCTGTCCTCCGCGCAGTTCCTGCTCTACCTGTCGCGGCGCATCGCCGACCTGCCGATCGCGCTGGTCGTGGCCACCCGGCCGCCCGCGGACAACACCGGGCCGCTGGCACACCTGAGCGTGGCCCGGCAGGCCGAGCGGGTGCTGCCCCGGCCGCTGACCAGGCCCGCGCTGGCCGAGCTGATCGCCGCGCGCGGTCCCCGGCCCGCCAGCGAGGTCGTGCTCGCGCTGCACGCGGCCAGCGGCGGCAACCCGTTCCTGGCCCGCGTGCTGGTGGACGAGCTGGAGGCCCTCGGGCTGCCCATAGAGGATCCGGCGACCTCGGCGCGGGTCGGACGGCTCGGGCCGAGCACCGTGTACCGGGCCACGCTCGGCCGCCTCTCCCCCGGCGCGGTGCGCCTGGCAGGGGCGGCCGCGGTGCTCGGCGTGGACTGCGACCCCTGGCAGGCGGGCGCGGTGACCGGCCTGGCCGCCGAGGAGCTCTCCCCCGCCGTGGAGGAGCTGGTCGGCGCGCACGTGCTCATCAGCGACGCCACCCACCTGGTGTTCGCGCACCCCGTGGTCCGCGAGGCGGTGCTCGCCGAGCTGGGCCCGATCGCCAAGGCCGCCCTGCACGCCCGCGCGGCCACCGAGCTGCACCGGGCGCACGCCAGCCCGGACCGGGTGGCCGCGCACCTGGTGCAGGCCCCCAGGGGCACGCTGCCCGAGGCGGCGGAGGTGCTGCGCAAGGCCGCACAGGTGCTGCTGTCGGCCGGGGACGCGCGCACCGCGACCGCGCACCTGCACCGGGCCGTCGAGGAGAGCCCCGCCGACCCGGCGCTGCGGGCCGAGCTGGGCCGGGCGCTGCTGCGCACCGGCGACCCCGAGCGGGCCCGGGAGCACCTGCGGGCGGCCGCGGACGGACTGCCCGACGCCGAGCTGGTCGCCTCCGCCGCCTCGGCCACCGCCCTGGTGGACGGTCCGGAGGTGGCGATCGCGGAGCTGCGCGCGGCCATCGACGCCCGCCCGGCCGGGGACCGCGACCCGGGGCGGCTGCACCTGGAGGCCCGGCTCGCGGTGATCCGCTCGTTCCTGCCGGACGAGCGGGAGACCGCCTCGGCGCACCTGCGGCGCTACGCGGGCCTGCCCGGCGGCACCCCGGACGAGCGCACCCTGCTGGGCCTGCTCGCGCAGATGGGCCGCTACGAGGTCTCCCCCGCCGAGGAGGTCGCCGACACCGCGGTGCGCGCGCTGGCCCACGGCGCCTACTTCGACGACGCCACCGGCAGCACCGACGCCATGGTGGCCTGGGTGGTCGCGGTGCTCGCGCTGATGTCCACCGACCGCCTGGACCCGGCCCGCCGCGAGGTCGACCGCGCGCGGACCCGGGTGCGCGCGCACGGCTCGCCCATCGAGTTCGCCATGGTGGCCAACGCGGCCTCGTTCCTGGCCTGGCGGCAAGGCGACGTGGCCGCGATGGAGGCCGAGGCGGAGGGCGGCCTGGCCGCGCTCGTGCACGAGGACCTGACCCCGCAGGTGCTGGCCAGCCGTGCCACCGGCACGCACTTCCACGCCTACGCGGCCCTGGAGCGCGGCGACCACGAGGCCGCCGCGGCCGCCCTGGACCGGTTCGAGGCGGCCCACCCGGACCGGCCGACCATCATGCCCACGATCTGGCTGCACGAGCCGAGGGCGCTGATCGCGCTGCGCGTCGGCGACCCGGTGCGGGCGCGGGCCGAGGCCTACGCCCAACGCGACCTCATGCAGTCGGTGGGCGTGGACCCGCCCACGATCCCCTGGCGCGCGCCCGCGGTGCACGCGGCGATGGCGCTCGGCGAGGAGGGCGAGGCCCTGGCGCTGGCCGAGGAGCAGCTGCTGCTGGCCCGCCGGTGGGGCGCGCCGACCGAGATCGGGGTGGCGCTGCGGCTGCTCGCGCACGCCGACCCGGACCGCCGGCTGAACCTCCTGGAGGACGCGGTGGCCGAGCTGGCCGCCTCGCCGTGCCGCCTGCTGCTGGCCCGGGTGCTGGTCGACCAGGGCGAGGCGCTGCGGGTGGCCCGGCGGCGCACCGACGCCCGCGAGGTGCTGCACCGGGGTGCCGAGCTGGCCGCCGCGTGCGGTTCGGCGGTGGTCCGCACGCGTGCGGTCGAGGCCCTGGAGGCCTTGGGCGACCGGCCCCGGCGCGCGGTGTACGTGGGGGTGGAGGCGCTGACCGCGAGCGAGCGGCGGGTGGCCGACCTGGCCGCGGCGGGCCGGGCCAACCGGGAGATCGCGCAGGAGCTGTTCGTGACGCCCAAGACCGTGGAGAACCACCTCGGGCGCATCTACACCAAGCTCGGCATCGCCGGGCGCCGGGAGCTGGCCGAGGCGCTTGCGTAG
- a CDS encoding transglycosylase domain-containing protein, giving the protein MTGSTEDGTPFESLLTDEAPARRVRWRRVGGALLKLTGLCALGGVLAAGVLFPLAGGAGGAAVLASDDVDRTAAELIADEPAQITTMLDNKGRPFAHVYDQYRIPVAAADISPVVKNAIVAIEDHRFYEHQGVDPVALGRAAVANAVAGRISQGGSTLTQQYVKNHLTHVAATNAAERSRAQEQSLARKVRELRISLQLEHTLSKDEILARYLNTVPFGQGAFGIQAAARAYFDTTQDKLGIAQAALLAGVVNEPSALNPYRWPERALLRRNVVLDEMVRQGRIPAEVGAAEKKTTLDLAPEPARPANGCVGIGELGYFCDYVLKYLEGAGFNRDDLRRGGYTIQTTLDRDALAVVKEAVDAEVPPETRHAANAMAVVEPGKDKHRVRALAANRAYGLDRGAGETTLGLPYALQNLGAGSIYKIFTAAAYLDQGGTIHESVPVPDFYVSDVFLGGAASCPPGALGLRKYCVRNAGEYQGRMSLQDALAVSPNTTFVHLLEKTGVKAAVDMAQKLGLRSLGTTTAQEDRKKRSIAQFFSDHNFGSFTLGPTPTSTMELANVGATLASEGTWCPPTPVEGVRDRRGQAVPVREQACEQAVSPGLANALTVALGKDSTSGTANAAARAAKWTRPMAGKTGTTQEHKSAGFLGFTPQLSAAVFTFDDTPTPQTLCDGGARPPRPCAAGRYIYGGKYSARTWYRAMGTIMNGMPVAELPEVDRKYLHSDRPRLPDVGQPVRPRPTGARPTEGEPPPTAQPTTPVVTPSRPPTSVRPTTIVVPPPTRTRPDEG; this is encoded by the coding sequence ATGACGGGATCCACCGAGGACGGCACCCCGTTCGAGTCGCTGCTCACCGACGAGGCCCCGGCCCGGCGGGTCCGCTGGCGGCGGGTGGGCGGTGCCCTGCTGAAGCTGACCGGCCTGTGCGCGCTCGGCGGGGTCCTGGCCGCGGGCGTGCTGTTCCCCCTGGCCGGGGGCGCGGGCGGCGCGGCGGTGCTGGCCAGTGACGACGTGGACCGCACGGCCGCCGAGCTGATCGCCGACGAGCCCGCGCAGATCACCACCATGCTGGACAACAAGGGCCGCCCGTTCGCCCACGTCTACGACCAGTACCGCATCCCGGTCGCGGCCGCCGACATCAGCCCGGTGGTCAAGAACGCGATCGTGGCCATCGAGGACCACCGCTTCTACGAGCACCAGGGCGTGGACCCGGTGGCGCTGGGGCGGGCGGCGGTGGCCAACGCGGTGGCCGGGCGCATCTCCCAGGGCGGGTCCACGCTCACCCAGCAGTACGTGAAGAACCACCTCACGCACGTGGCCGCCACCAACGCGGCCGAGCGCAGCCGGGCGCAGGAGCAGTCGCTGGCGCGCAAGGTGCGGGAGCTGCGGATCTCGCTACAGCTGGAGCACACGCTGTCCAAGGACGAGATCCTGGCCCGCTACCTCAACACCGTGCCGTTCGGCCAGGGCGCCTTCGGCATCCAGGCCGCCGCGCGCGCCTACTTCGACACCACCCAGGACAAGCTCGGCATCGCCCAGGCCGCGCTGCTGGCGGGCGTGGTCAACGAGCCCAGCGCGCTCAACCCGTACCGCTGGCCGGAGCGCGCGCTGCTGCGCCGCAACGTGGTGCTGGACGAGATGGTGCGCCAGGGCCGCATCCCGGCCGAGGTCGGCGCGGCGGAGAAGAAGACCACCCTGGACCTGGCCCCCGAGCCCGCGCGCCCGGCCAACGGCTGCGTGGGCATCGGCGAGCTCGGCTACTTCTGCGACTACGTGCTCAAGTACCTGGAGGGCGCCGGGTTCAACCGGGACGACCTGCGCCGCGGCGGCTACACCATCCAGACCACCCTGGACCGGGACGCGCTGGCCGTGGTGAAGGAGGCGGTGGACGCCGAGGTGCCGCCGGAGACCCGGCACGCGGCCAACGCGATGGCCGTGGTCGAGCCGGGCAAGGACAAGCACCGGGTGCGGGCGCTGGCCGCCAACCGCGCCTACGGCCTGGACCGCGGCGCCGGGGAGACCACGCTCGGGCTGCCCTACGCCCTGCAGAACCTGGGCGCGGGCTCGATCTACAAGATCTTCACCGCCGCCGCCTACCTGGACCAGGGCGGCACGATCCACGAGTCCGTGCCGGTGCCGGACTTCTACGTCTCCGACGTCTTCCTCGGCGGCGCGGCCAGCTGCCCGCCCGGGGCGCTGGGACTGCGCAAGTACTGCGTGCGCAACGCCGGGGAGTACCAGGGCCGGATGAGCCTGCAGGACGCCCTGGCGGTCTCGCCGAACACCACGTTCGTGCACCTGCTGGAGAAGACCGGGGTCAAGGCGGCCGTGGACATGGCGCAGAAGCTCGGGCTGCGCTCGCTCGGCACCACGACCGCGCAGGAGGACCGGAAGAAGCGGTCCATCGCCCAGTTCTTCTCCGACCACAACTTCGGCTCGTTCACCCTGGGCCCGACCCCGACGTCCACGATGGAGCTGGCAAACGTCGGCGCCACCCTGGCCAGCGAGGGCACGTGGTGCCCGCCGACCCCGGTCGAGGGCGTGCGGGACCGGCGCGGGCAGGCGGTGCCGGTGCGGGAGCAGGCGTGCGAGCAGGCGGTGTCGCCGGGCCTGGCGAACGCGTTGACCGTGGCGCTGGGCAAGGACAGCACCTCCGGGACCGCGAACGCGGCGGCGCGGGCGGCGAAGTGGACGCGCCCGATGGCGGGCAAGACCGGGACCACGCAGGAGCACAAGTCCGCGGGCTTCCTGGGCTTCACCCCGCAGCTGTCGGCCGCGGTGTTCACCTTCGACGACACCCCGACCCCGCAGACCCTGTGCGACGGCGGCGCCCGCCCGCCCCGGCCGTGTGCCGCCGGGCGCTACATCTACGGCGGCAAGTACTCCGCGCGGACCTGGTACCGGGCGATGGGCACGATCATGAACGGCATGCCGGTCGCGGAGCTGCCCGAGGTGGACCGGAAGTACCTGCACAGCGACCGGCCGCGGCTGCCTGACGTCGGCCAGCCCGTGCGCCCCCGGCCCACCGGCGCCCGGCCCACCGAGGGCGAGCCGCCGCCCACGGCACAGCCCACGACCCCGGTGGTGACGCCGAGCAGGCCGCCGACCTCGGTGCGGCCCACCACGATCGTGGTGCCGCCGCCCACGCGGACACGGCCCGACGAGGGCTGA
- a CDS encoding MarR family winged helix-turn-helix transcriptional regulator encodes MSEDQHQPAEMDLGMALGLVFRRYLKGADLVLAQLPGGPRGYQVLSQTAKGPARNQLALAQHLGVDRTVMTYLLDDLVGAGLVERRPDPADRRSRQIVLTDTGRERLCAAERSLQAVEEELLLPLEPRERQVLRGMLFRVAEHAGSVREACQAAHVTMAPDAVR; translated from the coding sequence GTGAGCGAAGACCAGCACCAACCAGCGGAGATGGACCTCGGCATGGCCCTGGGCCTGGTCTTCCGCCGTTACCTCAAGGGCGCCGACCTGGTCCTCGCGCAGCTGCCGGGCGGCCCGCGCGGCTACCAGGTGCTGTCCCAGACGGCGAAGGGCCCGGCCCGCAACCAGCTGGCCCTGGCCCAGCACCTGGGCGTGGACCGCACGGTGATGACCTACCTGCTCGACGACCTGGTCGGCGCGGGCCTGGTCGAACGCCGCCCGGACCCGGCCGACCGCCGCTCCCGCCAGATCGTGCTCACCGACACCGGCCGGGAGAGGCTGTGCGCGGCCGAGCGCAGCCTGCAGGCGGTGGAGGAGGAGCTGCTGCTGCCCCTGGAGCCGCGGGAGCGTCAGGTGCTGCGCGGCATGCTGTTCCGGGTCGCCGAGCACGCGGGCTCGGTGCGCGAGGCCTGCCAGGCCGCACACGTGACGATGGCCCCGGACGCGGTGCGCTGA
- a CDS encoding FMN-dependent NADH-azoreductase — MSLLRIDTSIRVEGSVSRALGDTFERGWLTARPGDSVVRRDLGVSPLPGNVWADAVSTGWTPAENQSADQLRARELATEVADEALAAEGLLLTTSLYNFGVSQHAKTWFDLLLTDPRFAPASGQTPLKGKPAALVVARGGGYGPGTPREGWDHATPWLRRALEDVLLLDLRVIETELTLAHVNPAMAGLVELATQSQEQAHSLAEKVAPELAGRTAA, encoded by the coding sequence ATGAGCCTGCTTCGCATCGACACCAGCATCCGCGTGGAGGGCTCGGTCAGCCGGGCCCTGGGCGACACCTTCGAGCGCGGGTGGCTGACCGCCCGGCCCGGCGACTCCGTGGTCCGGCGCGACCTGGGGGTCTCCCCGCTGCCGGGCAACGTGTGGGCGGACGCGGTGAGCACGGGCTGGACCCCGGCGGAGAACCAGAGCGCCGACCAGCTGCGCGCCCGCGAGCTGGCCACCGAGGTCGCCGACGAGGCGCTGGCCGCCGAGGGCCTGCTGCTGACCACCTCGCTCTACAACTTCGGGGTCTCCCAGCACGCCAAGACCTGGTTCGACCTGCTGCTCACCGACCCGCGCTTCGCCCCGGCCAGCGGCCAGACCCCGCTCAAGGGCAAGCCCGCCGCGCTGGTCGTGGCCCGCGGTGGCGGCTACGGGCCGGGCACCCCGCGCGAGGGCTGGGACCACGCGACCCCGTGGCTGCGCCGCGCCCTGGAGGACGTGCTGCTGCTGGACCTGCGCGTGATCGAGACCGAGCTGACCCTGGCGCACGTCAACCCGGCCATGGCCGGACTGGTCGAGCTGGCCACCCAGTCCCAGGAGCAGGCGCACTCGCTGGCCGAGAAGGTCGCCCCGGAGCTGGCCGGGCGCACGGCCGCCTGA
- a CDS encoding small ribosomal subunit Rsm22 family protein: MVALPDDLRTALDRAAARHPQQDLARAVTRLSARYREGRAATSPILTGAVDAVAYAAYRMPATYAAVHAALSEVAALTPELAPATLADIGGGTGTATWAAADVWPSLRELTVLEQVPQAITLGRELMAGAAAEAVRATTWRQARIDPATAPPGADVVTLSYVLGELPEAGRPEVLRWLAAGAGLLVVIEPGTPDGYARVRAAREELVGQGHGVVAPCPHSAACPITPGEDWCHFSARLPRLGAHRVIKEGTLNFEDEKFSYVAVSATPVRPAAGRVLRHPVKRKGLVSLRVCGDGGLAEVTVSKRHGADYKAARDVAWGQEWAPRGTP, translated from the coding sequence GTGGTTGCCCTACCCGATGACCTGCGCACGGCGCTGGACCGCGCCGCGGCGCGCCATCCCCAGCAGGACCTGGCGCGCGCGGTCACCCGCCTGTCCGCCCGCTACCGGGAGGGCCGCGCGGCCACGTCCCCGATCCTGACCGGCGCGGTGGACGCGGTGGCCTACGCCGCCTACCGCATGCCCGCCACCTACGCGGCGGTGCACGCGGCCCTGTCCGAGGTGGCGGCGCTGACCCCGGAGCTGGCCCCGGCGACGCTGGCCGACATCGGCGGCGGCACCGGCACCGCGACCTGGGCGGCCGCCGACGTGTGGCCCAGCCTGCGCGAGCTGACCGTGCTGGAACAGGTCCCGCAGGCCATCACCCTGGGGCGCGAGCTGATGGCGGGCGCGGCGGCGGAGGCGGTCCGGGCGACCACCTGGCGGCAGGCCCGCATCGACCCCGCCACCGCCCCGCCGGGGGCGGACGTGGTGACGCTGTCGTACGTGCTGGGCGAGCTGCCGGAGGCCGGGCGGCCGGAGGTGCTGCGCTGGCTGGCCGCCGGGGCGGGCCTGCTGGTGGTGATCGAGCCGGGCACCCCGGACGGCTACGCCCGGGTGCGCGCGGCGCGCGAGGAGCTGGTGGGCCAGGGCCACGGCGTGGTGGCCCCGTGCCCGCACTCCGCGGCCTGTCCGATCACCCCGGGCGAGGACTGGTGCCACTTCTCCGCCCGCTTGCCCCGGCTCGGCGCGCACCGGGTGATCAAGGAGGGCACGCTCAACTTCGAGGACGAGAAGTTCTCCTACGTGGCCGTGTCCGCCACGCCGGTCCGGCCCGCCGCGGGCCGCGTGCTGCGCCACCCGGTCAAGCGCAAGGGCCTGGTGTCGCTGCGGGTGTGCGGGGACGGCGGGCTGGCCGAGGTGACGGTGAGCAAGCGGCACGGCGCGGACTACAAGGCCGCCCGCGACGTGGCCTGGGGCCAGGAGTGGGCACCCCGGGGCACGCCGTGA
- a CDS encoding AfsR/SARP family transcriptional regulator, with protein MRTSHREDHITGVSYRVLGSVRAWRDGHELDLGSPQQRLTLAVLLLAEGRSLAVEEIASALWGQDAPRAARGTVRTYVHRLRRVLDSPDGTPAVRLSGNGYQLPVTGGELDLLRFRAARREAFQARERGDFRTAADVLTATLAEVSDVPLADLTGEWVGVERPRLQVMLIDATEDLAEVLLELGEDNPELLNWLVVLAGADPLRERLHVLLMTMLYRNGRQAEALAAYERSRAALRDGLGVDPGPALRETYQRVLRADPSLLAPARPSAPPPAPRPATSLPPETPGFVGREAEFAALDERLRGIRPPVAVVVHGMAGVGKSAFAVRTAHRLARHYPDGQLYVNLRGFEDTDVVLDPAEALRGLLDALGADPLHRPDRLGALTALYRSALAGRRCLLVLDNARDTGQVLPLLPGPGCLVLVTSRLALPGLVAGTGAHTVGLDLLTDAEAAEFVRGRLGAARVAAAPEAVARLVRVCARLPLALAVVCARAAGTPELPLADVADELEAAHGLDGFACPDGKGDVRAVLSWSYRALAPPAARLFRFLSLVPSAVTDTQVAAALSGQPPLRVLTQLRELANAHLLTEDEPGRFRWHDLVRAYANELREQVDPMPERMAAWRRVVGHYLGMARAAASVLDNHTGDQPEAEDGPPVTAPATYADALDWFTREHSALLTVLEHATGTGCLRQAWQLVWALRHYLDWAGHWAELATAARTALRAAHSEHDPVGEAYGLRVLARVDAHRGDLATAHAALARAVAGYERLGDRRAVAFTLRQWAGVSQLAGDHATAAARAAQALALFRELDHRPGVAGALVALSTNLKGLGEFEQALAAAREALTLLPETPSYELMMATYATASAYRELGRHEEAARTHERELTLLRELGAGLATGRSLLYRLVTATLLSIATAWEAAGDQPRASLALREAMDRLRVELRDPRLFAGRYDPADERLAEAVAVLSAALDRSDPAGWHDRAREALARTVALLEEVGISDYLHN; from the coding sequence GTGCGGACGAGCCACCGGGAGGACCACATCACCGGCGTGAGCTATCGCGTGCTGGGGTCGGTGCGGGCATGGCGGGATGGGCACGAGCTCGATCTCGGCTCCCCCCAACAGCGTCTGACCCTGGCGGTGCTGCTCCTCGCCGAGGGGCGGTCACTCGCGGTGGAGGAGATCGCGTCCGCGTTGTGGGGCCAGGACGCGCCACGGGCCGCCAGAGGCACCGTGCGCACGTACGTGCACCGGTTGCGGCGCGTCCTGGACAGCCCCGACGGCACCCCTGCGGTCCGCCTGTCCGGCAACGGCTACCAGCTGCCCGTCACCGGCGGGGAGCTGGACCTGCTGCGGTTCCGCGCCGCGCGCCGGGAAGCCTTCCAGGCCAGGGAACGCGGCGACTTCCGCACCGCCGCCGACGTGCTCACCGCCACCCTCGCCGAGGTCAGCGACGTGCCGCTGGCCGACCTCACCGGCGAGTGGGTGGGCGTGGAGCGGCCGCGGTTGCAGGTCATGCTCATCGACGCCACCGAGGACCTCGCCGAGGTGTTGCTGGAGCTGGGCGAGGACAACCCGGAGCTGCTGAACTGGCTGGTGGTGCTGGCCGGGGCCGACCCGCTGCGGGAACGCCTGCACGTGCTGCTGATGACCATGCTGTACCGCAACGGCCGTCAGGCCGAGGCGCTGGCCGCCTACGAGCGCTCGCGGGCCGCGCTGCGTGACGGGCTGGGTGTGGACCCCGGTCCGGCGTTGCGCGAGACCTACCAGCGGGTGCTGCGCGCCGACCCGTCGCTGCTGGCCCCGGCCCGCCCGAGCGCCCCGCCGCCCGCCCCGCGCCCCGCCACCTCGCTGCCCCCGGAGACCCCCGGCTTCGTCGGCCGGGAGGCGGAGTTCGCCGCCCTGGACGAACGGCTGCGCGGGATCCGCCCGCCGGTCGCGGTGGTGGTGCACGGCATGGCGGGCGTGGGCAAGTCCGCGTTCGCGGTGCGCACCGCCCACCGGCTGGCCCGCCACTACCCGGACGGCCAGCTGTACGTGAACCTGCGCGGGTTCGAGGACACCGACGTGGTGCTCGACCCCGCCGAGGCGCTGCGCGGGCTGCTGGACGCGCTCGGCGCCGACCCGCTGCACCGTCCGGACCGGCTCGGCGCGCTCACCGCCCTGTACCGCAGTGCCCTGGCAGGCCGCCGCTGCCTGCTGGTGCTGGACAACGCGCGCGACACCGGCCAGGTGCTGCCGCTGCTGCCCGGTCCCGGCTGCCTGGTGCTGGTCACCAGCAGGCTCGCCCTGCCCGGCCTGGTCGCGGGCACCGGCGCGCACACCGTGGGCCTGGACCTGCTCACCGACGCCGAGGCCGCCGAGTTCGTCCGCGGCCGCCTGGGCGCGGCCCGGGTGGCCGCGGCCCCGGAGGCGGTGGCCCGCCTGGTGCGGGTGTGCGCGCGGCTGCCGCTGGCGCTGGCCGTGGTGTGCGCGCGGGCCGCGGGCACCCCGGAGCTGCCGCTGGCCGACGTGGCCGACGAGCTGGAGGCCGCGCACGGCCTGGACGGGTTCGCCTGCCCCGACGGCAAGGGCGACGTGCGCGCGGTGCTGTCCTGGTCCTACCGGGCGCTGGCCCCGCCCGCCGCGCGCCTGTTCCGCTTCCTGTCCCTGGTGCCCAGCGCGGTCACCGACACCCAGGTGGCCGCCGCCCTGTCCGGGCAGCCCCCGCTCCGGGTGCTCACCCAGCTGCGCGAGCTGGCCAACGCGCACCTGCTCACCGAGGACGAGCCGGGCCGCTTCCGCTGGCACGACCTGGTGCGCGCCTACGCCAACGAGCTGCGCGAACAGGTCGACCCGATGCCCGAGCGGATGGCGGCCTGGCGGCGCGTGGTGGGGCACTACCTGGGCATGGCGCGGGCCGCGGCGAGCGTGCTGGACAACCACACCGGCGACCAGCCCGAGGCCGAGGACGGCCCGCCGGTGACCGCGCCCGCCACCTACGCCGACGCGCTGGACTGGTTCACTCGCGAGCACTCGGCCCTGCTGACCGTGCTGGAGCACGCCACCGGCACCGGCTGCCTGCGCCAGGCCTGGCAGCTGGTGTGGGCGCTGCGGCACTACCTGGACTGGGCGGGCCACTGGGCGGAGCTGGCCACCGCGGCCCGCACCGCGCTGCGGGCCGCGCACAGCGAGCACGACCCGGTCGGCGAGGCCTACGGGCTGCGCGTGCTGGCCCGCGTGGACGCCCACCGCGGCGACCTGGCCACCGCGCACGCGGCCCTGGCCCGCGCGGTGGCGGGTTACGAACGGCTCGGCGACCGCCGCGCGGTGGCCTTCACCCTGCGCCAGTGGGCGGGGGTGAGCCAGCTCGCGGGCGACCACGCCACGGCGGCCGCGCGGGCGGCGCAGGCGCTGGCCCTGTTCCGGGAGCTGGACCACCGGCCCGGGGTGGCGGGCGCGCTGGTCGCACTGAGCACGAACCTCAAGGGGCTCGGCGAGTTCGAGCAGGCGCTGGCCGCGGCCCGGGAGGCGCTGACGTTGCTGCCGGAGACCCCGAGCTACGAGCTGATGATGGCCACCTACGCCACCGCCTCGGCCTACCGCGAGCTGGGCCGCCACGAGGAGGCGGCCCGCACGCACGAACGCGAGCTGACCCTGTTGCGGGAGCTGGGCGCGGGCCTGGCCACCGGCCGCTCACTGCTCTACCGCCTGGTGACCGCCACACTGCTGTCCATCGCCACCGCCTGGGAGGCCGCCGGGGACCAGCCGCGCGCCTCCCTGGCCCTGCGCGAGGCCATGGACCGGCTGCGCGTGGAGCTGCGCGACCCCAGGCTGTTCGCGGGCCGCTACGACCCGGCGGACGAACGCCTGGCCGAGGCGGTCGCGGTGCTGTCGGCGGCCCTGGACCGCTCGGACCCGGCGGGCTGGCACGACCGGGCGCGCGAGGCGCTGGCGCGGACGGTGGCGCTGCTGGAGGAGGTCGGCATCAGCGACTACCTCCACAACTGA